The Streptomyces bacillaris sequence GACGACAAGGTGACCGGGGCGGTGCCGGGGACGGTCCTGCGCTCGGGCCGCGACACCCGGACGGTGAGTACGGCGTGAGCCCCGCCGGACCGCAGAAGCTCTTCATCGGCGGGGAGTGGACCGAGCCCGCCGACGGCCACTACGAGGTCGTCGACCCCGCCACCGAGGAGGTCGTCGGCCTCGCCCCCGAGGCGAGCCGCGCCCAGGTGTACGAGGCCGCGGCGGCGGCGAAAGCGGCCTTCCCGGCCTGGTCGCGGACCCGTCCCGAGGAGCGCGCCGCGATCCTGGACCGTACGGCGGACCTCGTCCGGCGCGACTTCGCCGCCCACGCCGAGGTCGCCCGGCGGGAGAGCGGAGCCACCGCCTCCACCGCCCGGGGGATGCAGGTCGGGGTCGGCATCGCCCGCTTCCGGCGGTACGCGAAAGGCGCCCTGGAACCCGTCGAGGAGGCCGTCCCGCCGCAGGTCAACGAGGCCGGGCCGATGGGGAGGGCCGGGATCTTCGGGGCGCTGGCCGTCCGCCAGCCGGTCGGCGTGGTCACCTGCGTCACCTCGTACAACAACCCCTGGGCCAACCCGGCGGGCAAGATCGCGCCCGCCCTCGCGATGGGCAACACGGTCGTGGTGAAGCCCGCCCCGCAGGACCCGCTCTCGGTCTACCGGATGGCCGCCGCCCTCGCGGAGGCGGGCGTTCCGCCGGGGGTGGTGAACGTCGTGACCGGCTCGGGCGCGGAGGCGGGGGAGGCCGCCGTGGACTCCCCGGACGTCGACATGGTCAGCTTCACCGGCTCCACCGCCGTCGGGCAGCGGATCGCGGAGGTGTGCGGGCGCGGGATGAAACGGCAGCTGATGGAGCTGGGCGGGAAGGGCGCCGCGCTGGTCCTGGAGGACGCGGATCTGGGCTCGGCGGTCGCCGGGATCGGGACCACCTTCTCCTTCTACAGCGGACAGATCTGTACGGCCCCGACCCGCGTCCTGGTCCACCGCTCCCGCCAGGACGAACTGATCGCCGGGCTGGCCGCGTACGCGGACGCGCTCACCGTCGGGGACCCCGCCGACCGGGCCACGGTCGTCGGCCCGGTCATCTCCGCCGCCCACCGCGACCGGGTGGAGGCCTATGTGGAGCTGGGCCGGAAGGAGGGCGCGCGGGTGGTCACGGGCGGCGCCCGCCCCGCCCACCCGGCCCGGGGGTTCTATGTGGCCCCCACCCTGCTCGCCGGCTGCACCCCGGACATGCGGGTCGTCCGCGAGGAGATCTTCGGGCCGGTCGTCGTGGTCGTCCCCTTCGACGACGAGGAGGAGGGCGTGGCGCTCGCCAACGACAGCGACTACGGCCTCATCGACTACGTCTGGTCCGCCGATGTGGCCCGCGCGTTCCGGATCGCCCGGCGGCTGCGGTCGGGCGGGGTCGGCGTCAACACGGTCGGGCGGAACATGGAGGCCCCGTTCGGCGGGTTCCGCAAGAGCGGGGTGGGGCGGGACGTGGGCTCGTACGCGCTGCACGCCTACAGCGAGACGCAGGCGATCGTCTGGCCCGGCTGAGACCGTCCGCCCACCCGTACGGGAAGCGTGCGGGAAATTTTTGAAACGGGGCAAAACGGACAGTGCTGCGATTACCGTACGGCGCCCCTCGCGTGCGACCGTCATGCATTGCAAGGCTTCACGTGCATGTGACCTTGAATTGATGAAGTGTTCACGGGGAAACGGTCGTTGTAACCAAGGGTGAGACGTTGGAGTCTCATGCTCCGGATGTGGATATCGCAGCGCATAACGTCCCTCTCATGACTCAGCTGGACGCGCGGCCTCGGGCCGGAGACACGGTACGGGGAAGTGCCCCGGCCGGTGGTGGT is a genomic window containing:
- a CDS encoding aldehyde dehydrogenase family protein, producing the protein MSPAGPQKLFIGGEWTEPADGHYEVVDPATEEVVGLAPEASRAQVYEAAAAAKAAFPAWSRTRPEERAAILDRTADLVRRDFAAHAEVARRESGATASTARGMQVGVGIARFRRYAKGALEPVEEAVPPQVNEAGPMGRAGIFGALAVRQPVGVVTCVTSYNNPWANPAGKIAPALAMGNTVVVKPAPQDPLSVYRMAAALAEAGVPPGVVNVVTGSGAEAGEAAVDSPDVDMVSFTGSTAVGQRIAEVCGRGMKRQLMELGGKGAALVLEDADLGSAVAGIGTTFSFYSGQICTAPTRVLVHRSRQDELIAGLAAYADALTVGDPADRATVVGPVISAAHRDRVEAYVELGRKEGARVVTGGARPAHPARGFYVAPTLLAGCTPDMRVVREEIFGPVVVVVPFDDEEEGVALANDSDYGLIDYVWSADVARAFRIARRLRSGGVGVNTVGRNMEAPFGGFRKSGVGRDVGSYALHAYSETQAIVWPG